Proteins from one Sphingomonas sp. HF-S4 genomic window:
- a CDS encoding cold-shock protein, giving the protein MTQQGTVKFFNADKGYGFIASDNGGPDAFVHITAVERAGLRTLEQNQRVTYDLEPDKKGKMAAVNLQAEG; this is encoded by the coding sequence ATGACCCAGCAGGGCACCGTCAAATTCTTCAACGCCGACAAGGGCTATGGCTTCATCGCCAGCGACAATGGCGGCCCGGACGCGTTCGTCCACATCACCGCCGTCGAGCGCGCCGGCCTGCGCACGCTCGAGCAGAACCAGCGCGTGACCTACGATCTCGAGCCCGACAAGAAGGGCAAGATGGCCGCGGTCAACCTCCAGGCCGAAGGCTAA